In the genome of Palaemon carinicauda isolate YSFRI2023 chromosome 13, ASM3689809v2, whole genome shotgun sequence, one region contains:
- the LOC137652493 gene encoding chromatin assembly factor 1 p55 subunit isoform X2: MATTAQDVVSETEKQLASVRKGTRPKVGDTFDDAVEERVINEEYKIWKKNTPFLYDLVMTHALEWPSLTAQWLPDVTRPEGKDYSVHRLILGTHTSDEQNHLLIASVQLPNEDAQFDASHYDNEKGEFGGFGSVSGKIEIEIKINHEGEVNRARYMPQNPCVIATKTPSSDVLVFDYTKHPSKPDPSGECHPDLRLRGHQKEGYGLSWNPNLNGYLLSASDDHTICLWDINATPKENRVIDAKTIFTGHTAVVEDVAWHLLHESLFGSVADDQKLMIWDTRSNNTNKSSHTVDAHTAEVNCLSFNPYSEFILATGSADKTVALWDLRNLKLKLHSFESHKDEVFQVQWSPHNETILASSGTDRRLHVWDLSKIGEEQSAEDAEDGPPELLFIHGGHTAKISDFSWNPNEPWVICSVSEDNIMQVWQMAENIYNDEEPETPASELESAAS, from the exons ATGGCTACCACCGCACAAGACGTGGTGTCCGAGACGGAAAAGCAGTTGGCAAGCGTACGGAAAGGTACCCGTCCGAAGGTTGGTG ACACCTTTGACGATGCCGTAGAAGAGAGAGTCATTAACGAGGAGTACAAAATATGGAAGAAAAACACTCCCTTTTTGTACGACTTGGTTATGACCCATGCTCTGGAGTGGCCATCTCTAACAGCTCAATGGCTGCCAGATGTGACCAG GCCAGAGGGAAAAGATTACAGTGTCCATAGATTGATCTTGGGAACTCACACCAGTGATGAGCAAAACCATCTCCTTATTGCGTCTGTCCAGCTACCAAATGAAGATGCACAGTTTGATGCTTCGCACTATGACAACGAAAAAGGAG AATTTGGCGGCTTTGGTTCCGTGAGTgggaaaattgaaattgaaatcaagATCAACCACGAAGGGGAGGTGAATCGTGCACGGTACATGCCTCAAAACCCTTGCGTCATTGCGACAAAGACACCGTCGAGCGATGTCCTGGTGTTTGATTATACAAAGCATCCTTCCAAGCCAGATCCTTCCGGGGAGTGTCATCCAGATTTGAG GCTTCGTGGACATCAAAAGGAAGGGTACGGTCTATCTTGGAATCCCAATCTTAACGGCTATCTCCTCAGTGCTTCGGACGACCACACCATTTGCCTCTGGGACATTAATGCTACTCCAAAGGAGAATAGAGTAATTGATGCCAAGACTATCTTCACGGGCCACACAGCTGTTGTAGAG GATGTGGCATGGCATCTCTTGCACGAGTCCTTGTTTGGGTCCGTAGCAGATGACCAAAAGCTGATGATTTGGGACACGAGAAGCAACAACACCAACAAGTCTTCACACACCGTCGATGCACACACAGCGGAAGTGAACTGCCTTTCTTTTAACCCCTATTCAGAGTTTATCTTGGCAACGGGTAGTGCAGATAAG ACCGTTGCTTTGTGGGACCTGCGCAACCTCAAGCTAAAACTCCACTCGTTTGAGTCGCACAAAGACGAGGTGTTCCAG GTTCAATGGTCACCACATAATGAAACCATATTGGCTAGTTCCGGTACCGATCGGCGATTGCACGTGTGGGATCTGAGTAAAATTGGAGAAGAGCAGAGTGCTGAGGATGCGGAAGATGGACCTCCAGAGCTTCTT TTTATCCATGGCGGCCACACTGCCAAGATTTCCGATTTCTCCTGGAATCCAAATGAACCGTGGGTTATCTGTTCTGTCAGTGAAGACAACATAATGCAG GTCTGGCAAATGGCAGAGAACATTTACAATGACGAGGAGCCAGAAACTCCCGCTTCAGAGTTGGAGTCGGCCGCATCGTAG
- the LOC137652493 gene encoding chromatin assembly factor 1 p55 subunit isoform X3 → MTEKEAAKDTFDDAVEERVINEEYKIWKKNTPFLYDLVMTHALEWPSLTAQWLPDVTRPEGKDYSVHRLILGTHTSDEQNHLLIASVQLPNEDAQFDASHYDNEKGEFGGFGSVSGKIEIEIKINHEGEVNRARYMPQNPCVIATKTPSSDVLVFDYTKHPSKPDPSGECHPDLRLRGHQKEGYGLSWNPNLNGYLLSASDDHTICLWDINATPKENRVIDAKTIFTGHTAVVEDVAWHLLHESLFGSVADDQKLMIWDTRSNNTNKSSHTVDAHTAEVNCLSFNPYSEFILATGSADKTVALWDLRNLSLKLHSFAMHKDEIFQVQWSPHNETILASSGTDRRLHVWDLSKIGEEQSAEDAEDGPPELLFIHGGHTAKISDFSWNPNEPWVICSVSEDNIMQVWQMAENIYNDEEPETPASELESAAS, encoded by the exons ACACCTTTGACGATGCCGTAGAAGAGAGAGTCATTAACGAGGAGTACAAAATATGGAAGAAAAACACTCCCTTTTTGTACGACTTGGTTATGACCCATGCTCTGGAGTGGCCATCTCTAACAGCTCAATGGCTGCCAGATGTGACCAG GCCAGAGGGAAAAGATTACAGTGTCCATAGATTGATCTTGGGAACTCACACCAGTGATGAGCAAAACCATCTCCTTATTGCGTCTGTCCAGCTACCAAATGAAGATGCACAGTTTGATGCTTCGCACTATGACAACGAAAAAGGAG AATTTGGCGGCTTTGGTTCCGTGAGTgggaaaattgaaattgaaatcaagATCAACCACGAAGGGGAGGTGAATCGTGCACGGTACATGCCTCAAAACCCTTGCGTCATTGCGACAAAGACACCGTCGAGCGATGTCCTGGTGTTTGATTATACAAAGCATCCTTCCAAGCCAGATCCTTCCGGGGAGTGTCATCCAGATTTGAG GCTTCGTGGACATCAAAAGGAAGGGTACGGTCTATCTTGGAATCCCAATCTTAACGGCTATCTCCTCAGTGCTTCGGACGACCACACCATTTGCCTCTGGGACATTAATGCTACTCCAAAGGAGAATAGAGTAATTGATGCCAAGACTATCTTCACGGGCCACACAGCTGTTGTAGAG GATGTGGCATGGCATCTCTTGCACGAGTCCTTGTTTGGGTCCGTAGCAGATGACCAAAAGCTGATGATTTGGGACACGAGAAGCAACAACACCAACAAGTCTTCACACACCGTCGATGCACACACAGCGGAAGTGAACTGCCTTTCTTTTAACCCCTATTCAGAGTTTATCTTGGCAACGGGTAGTGCAGATAAG ACGGTCGCTCTCTGGGATTTACGTAATCTGAGCTTGAAGCTTCACTCATTTGCCATGCACAAGGACGAAATCTTCCAG GTTCAATGGTCACCACATAATGAAACCATATTGGCTAGTTCCGGTACCGATCGGCGATTGCACGTGTGGGATCTGAGTAAAATTGGAGAAGAGCAGAGTGCTGAGGATGCGGAAGATGGACCTCCAGAGCTTCTT TTTATCCATGGCGGCCACACTGCCAAGATTTCCGATTTCTCCTGGAATCCAAATGAACCGTGGGTTATCTGTTCTGTCAGTGAAGACAACATAATGCAG GTCTGGCAAATGGCAGAGAACATTTACAATGACGAGGAGCCAGAAACTCCCGCTTCAGAGTTGGAGTCGGCCGCATCGTAG
- the LOC137652493 gene encoding chromatin assembly factor 1 p55 subunit isoform X1, which yields MATTAQDVVSETEKQLASVRKGTRPKVGDTFDDAVEERVINEEYKIWKKNTPFLYDLVMTHALEWPSLTAQWLPDVTRPEGKDYSVHRLILGTHTSDEQNHLLIASVQLPNEDAQFDASHYDNEKGEFGGFGSVSGKIEIEIKINHEGEVNRARYMPQNPCVIATKTPSSDVLVFDYTKHPSKPDPSGECHPDLRLRGHQKEGYGLSWNPNLNGYLLSASDDHTICLWDINATPKENRVIDAKTIFTGHTAVVEDVAWHLLHESLFGSVADDQKLMIWDTRSNNTNKSSHTVDAHTAEVNCLSFNPYSEFILATGSADKTVALWDLRNLSLKLHSFAMHKDEIFQVQWSPHNETILASSGTDRRLHVWDLSKIGEEQSAEDAEDGPPELLFIHGGHTAKISDFSWNPNEPWVICSVSEDNIMQVWQMAENIYNDEEPETPASELESAAS from the exons ATGGCTACCACCGCACAAGACGTGGTGTCCGAGACGGAAAAGCAGTTGGCAAGCGTACGGAAAGGTACCCGTCCGAAGGTTGGTG ACACCTTTGACGATGCCGTAGAAGAGAGAGTCATTAACGAGGAGTACAAAATATGGAAGAAAAACACTCCCTTTTTGTACGACTTGGTTATGACCCATGCTCTGGAGTGGCCATCTCTAACAGCTCAATGGCTGCCAGATGTGACCAG GCCAGAGGGAAAAGATTACAGTGTCCATAGATTGATCTTGGGAACTCACACCAGTGATGAGCAAAACCATCTCCTTATTGCGTCTGTCCAGCTACCAAATGAAGATGCACAGTTTGATGCTTCGCACTATGACAACGAAAAAGGAG AATTTGGCGGCTTTGGTTCCGTGAGTgggaaaattgaaattgaaatcaagATCAACCACGAAGGGGAGGTGAATCGTGCACGGTACATGCCTCAAAACCCTTGCGTCATTGCGACAAAGACACCGTCGAGCGATGTCCTGGTGTTTGATTATACAAAGCATCCTTCCAAGCCAGATCCTTCCGGGGAGTGTCATCCAGATTTGAG GCTTCGTGGACATCAAAAGGAAGGGTACGGTCTATCTTGGAATCCCAATCTTAACGGCTATCTCCTCAGTGCTTCGGACGACCACACCATTTGCCTCTGGGACATTAATGCTACTCCAAAGGAGAATAGAGTAATTGATGCCAAGACTATCTTCACGGGCCACACAGCTGTTGTAGAG GATGTGGCATGGCATCTCTTGCACGAGTCCTTGTTTGGGTCCGTAGCAGATGACCAAAAGCTGATGATTTGGGACACGAGAAGCAACAACACCAACAAGTCTTCACACACCGTCGATGCACACACAGCGGAAGTGAACTGCCTTTCTTTTAACCCCTATTCAGAGTTTATCTTGGCAACGGGTAGTGCAGATAAG ACGGTCGCTCTCTGGGATTTACGTAATCTGAGCTTGAAGCTTCACTCATTTGCCATGCACAAGGACGAAATCTTCCAG GTTCAATGGTCACCACATAATGAAACCATATTGGCTAGTTCCGGTACCGATCGGCGATTGCACGTGTGGGATCTGAGTAAAATTGGAGAAGAGCAGAGTGCTGAGGATGCGGAAGATGGACCTCCAGAGCTTCTT TTTATCCATGGCGGCCACACTGCCAAGATTTCCGATTTCTCCTGGAATCCAAATGAACCGTGGGTTATCTGTTCTGTCAGTGAAGACAACATAATGCAG GTCTGGCAAATGGCAGAGAACATTTACAATGACGAGGAGCCAGAAACTCCCGCTTCAGAGTTGGAGTCGGCCGCATCGTAG
- the LOC137652493 gene encoding chromatin assembly factor 1 p55 subunit isoform X4: protein MATDTFDDAVEERVINEEYKIWKKNTPFLYDLVMTHALEWPSLTAQWLPDVTRPEGKDYSVHRLILGTHTSDEQNHLLIASVQLPNEDAQFDASHYDNEKGEFGGFGSVSGKIEIEIKINHEGEVNRARYMPQNPCVIATKTPSSDVLVFDYTKHPSKPDPSGECHPDLRLRGHQKEGYGLSWNPNLNGYLLSASDDHTICLWDINATPKENRVIDAKTIFTGHTAVVEDVAWHLLHESLFGSVADDQKLMIWDTRSNNTNKSSHTVDAHTAEVNCLSFNPYSEFILATGSADKTVALWDLRNLSLKLHSFAMHKDEIFQVQWSPHNETILASSGTDRRLHVWDLSKIGEEQSAEDAEDGPPELLFIHGGHTAKISDFSWNPNEPWVICSVSEDNIMQVWQMAENIYNDEEPETPASELESAAS, encoded by the exons ACACCTTTGACGATGCCGTAGAAGAGAGAGTCATTAACGAGGAGTACAAAATATGGAAGAAAAACACTCCCTTTTTGTACGACTTGGTTATGACCCATGCTCTGGAGTGGCCATCTCTAACAGCTCAATGGCTGCCAGATGTGACCAG GCCAGAGGGAAAAGATTACAGTGTCCATAGATTGATCTTGGGAACTCACACCAGTGATGAGCAAAACCATCTCCTTATTGCGTCTGTCCAGCTACCAAATGAAGATGCACAGTTTGATGCTTCGCACTATGACAACGAAAAAGGAG AATTTGGCGGCTTTGGTTCCGTGAGTgggaaaattgaaattgaaatcaagATCAACCACGAAGGGGAGGTGAATCGTGCACGGTACATGCCTCAAAACCCTTGCGTCATTGCGACAAAGACACCGTCGAGCGATGTCCTGGTGTTTGATTATACAAAGCATCCTTCCAAGCCAGATCCTTCCGGGGAGTGTCATCCAGATTTGAG GCTTCGTGGACATCAAAAGGAAGGGTACGGTCTATCTTGGAATCCCAATCTTAACGGCTATCTCCTCAGTGCTTCGGACGACCACACCATTTGCCTCTGGGACATTAATGCTACTCCAAAGGAGAATAGAGTAATTGATGCCAAGACTATCTTCACGGGCCACACAGCTGTTGTAGAG GATGTGGCATGGCATCTCTTGCACGAGTCCTTGTTTGGGTCCGTAGCAGATGACCAAAAGCTGATGATTTGGGACACGAGAAGCAACAACACCAACAAGTCTTCACACACCGTCGATGCACACACAGCGGAAGTGAACTGCCTTTCTTTTAACCCCTATTCAGAGTTTATCTTGGCAACGGGTAGTGCAGATAAG ACGGTCGCTCTCTGGGATTTACGTAATCTGAGCTTGAAGCTTCACTCATTTGCCATGCACAAGGACGAAATCTTCCAG GTTCAATGGTCACCACATAATGAAACCATATTGGCTAGTTCCGGTACCGATCGGCGATTGCACGTGTGGGATCTGAGTAAAATTGGAGAAGAGCAGAGTGCTGAGGATGCGGAAGATGGACCTCCAGAGCTTCTT TTTATCCATGGCGGCCACACTGCCAAGATTTCCGATTTCTCCTGGAATCCAAATGAACCGTGGGTTATCTGTTCTGTCAGTGAAGACAACATAATGCAG GTCTGGCAAATGGCAGAGAACATTTACAATGACGAGGAGCCAGAAACTCCCGCTTCAGAGTTGGAGTCGGCCGCATCGTAG